A window of Kangiella sp. TOML190 genomic DNA:
TACCGAAAGTATTTTCGCCGATCACAATTCCACGACCATAATCTTGGATAGCTCCAGCAAAAATTTCCGAAGCGGAAGCACTGCCAGCATTCACTAAAACCGCAAGCGGGCCTTGGTAGAACGTCTTACCATCATTATCACGCAAAACACGAACGTTACCGTCATAATCTTTACCCTGAACTACAGGGCCTTTATCGATAAACAAGCCAGTCATATCCACCGCTTCCGATAAAGAACCACCGCCATTGTTGCGTAAATCTATAATCAAACCTTCAACGCCCTGTTTTTGCAACTTACCAATAAGGCGTTTAACATCATGCGTGGTGCTGGTTAGCTCTTTATTTTTATTGTCACGATTTGGCGATTCTGCATAAAAAGATGGTAGCTCAATAACGCCATATTTGATTTTTTTACCGTCTTGCTCAATTTCCAAAACATCGGATTTGGCAGCTTGATCTTCGAGTTTAATTTCTTCTCGAACGATTCGTACCACTTTGGATTTTCCATCACCAGCAGCAGTGTGGGGAATTACCTGAAGGCGAACTACACTCCCCGCCTCTCCACGTATCAAATCTACGACATCCCCATTGCGCCAGCCAATAACATCGACCATTTCGCCTTCGTCACCCTGTCCAACGCCAATGATTTTATCGTCCTTGTGAATTTGGCCGGACTTGTAAGCTGGACCTTTGTTCACAATACGTACAACTTTAGTAAATTCGTCTTCTTGCGTTAAAACTGCGCCAATCCCCTGCAATTTTAAGCTCATGTTAATGTTAAAATCTTCAAATTGACGCGGCGTATAGTAGGTAGTATGCGGATCAATCGAAGCATTAATGGCATTCATGAAGAAACCAAAAACATCTTCATCAGTAGTTTGTGACAAGCGTCTAACGCTGGTTTTATAGCGCCTTGTTAACTTCTCGGCAATTTTTTCTTCGCTTTGATCGGCTAATTTTAAGTTAAGCGCATCGTACTTAACTTTTTTGCGCCAATACTCATCAAGCTCTGCCCTATTTTCAAACCAAGGGCTTTCACGGCGATCGTATTGAAATTCTTCATCAGCAGTAAAATCAAAGGGTTGATTGGCAATTTTTAGCGCATACTCGTAACGTTCGCGATGGCGTTTTTCAAAAAGTTCAAAAAACTCATAAGCCAATTCAATTTGTCCAGTACGGATAGCATCATCAAACTTGCTTTCAAAAACCTTAAACTTCTCCACGTCCGATGCTAAAAAATAACTTCGGTTAGGATCAAACATTTTGACCAGTTGCTTAAAGGATTCACGAGATAAGGCATTATCAAAGTTTGGATGCTGATAGTGGCTTTGCATCAACAACCATGCCACCAACTGGCCTGTGTTCCTAAATTTTTTAGTAGGCTGTAACTCGGGGCCTGCAAGCTGCGGCAATTGATAGCCATCATCCTTGTTATCTAAAACGACCTTATTGGGATTGTCAGCCAACAGCAGCGCCGAGGAAAATAGTGCTAGAGATACGCTCGCTGCGCCCAAGGTTTTCGTTACCAGTTTTTTGTTAAAATTCATCCAATACTCTTACTCTGTGCAATTAAATTGAAAGGTCATAACATAAAGACGCATGACTAAGACTAAGGTTGCGTAAATTTAAGTAAATTACAAGCTTTAGAATGTGAAAAAGTGTGTATTTTTATCCATCCGAGCAAGCCGCACCTTTTTCTCGGCGCAATTTGCGGTGTAAAACCAGGCCATTGGCACCAGCTGCTTGCTCAGCATCTGCACGATTAGCATAAACGCTCTCAAAGAAATAGAGATCCTGCTCGGCATCGTAACTGGAAGCAGTATAGACCTGCTCTGGATCAACAACTTTCCCTATCACTGTCATCGAAAGGACTTCAGGTTCTCCATGTAAATTATTGTTATCTATAAAATATTGTGCTGACTCCTTGCAGTCAAAAACGGCAATATCCTGCTCGCCGCCCAACAAATGGGTTTCGATCACATAGACCTTCATGCAAACTCCTGCTGATTTTTACTTGGTTTTTCTTACCTTAGCTAATTTTATTAGAGCATAAAAAAGGAGCCGAAGCTCCTATTAAACCATTACCAATCTGAGTGCTAGCGTCGATAGTCTTTTGTCACCCAATACTAGATTGAAGAACTAATGACTAATCCCGGCTTAAACGAATGCTTGCAGACCTGTCTGCGAACGCCCTAGAATCAACGCATGAATGTCATGAGTTCCTTCGTAAGTATTAACCGCTTCAAGGTTCATGGCGTGGCGGATCACGTGAAATTCATCGGCAATACCATTGCCACCGTGCATATCGCGCGCCATGCGAGCAATATCCAGCGCCTTGCCACATGAATTGCGCTTGACCAAGGAAATCATTTCAGGCTTGAAGGCTTTATCATCAATCAAACGGCCGACTCTTAAAGCACCTTGCAGACCCAAAGTAATTTCAGTTTGCATATCCGCTAGCTTCTTTTGGAACAACTGCATAGATGCCAATGGCTTGTTAAACTGCTTGCGCTCAAGACCATATTGACGCGCTGCATGCCAACAGAATTCAGCAGCGCCCAGAGCGCCCCAAGAAATACCGTAACGCGCCACATTTAAGCAGCCAAATGGGCCTTTTAAGCCTTTTATTTCAGGGAACTTATTCTCTGCAGGCACAAACACCTCATCCATCACGATTTCGCCGGTAATCGAGGCTCTTAGGGAAAACTTACCTTCGATTTTGGGAGCAGATAAACCTTCCATTCCTTTTTCAAGTACAAAACCCCGAATATCACCCTCGTCGTCTTTTGCCCATACCACGAACACATCAGCGATTGGCGAGTTGGTGATCCACATTTTATTGCCCGTTAGGATATAACCACCATCGACTTTCTTAGCGCGGGTTTTCATGCTAGCGGGATCCGAGCCCGAATCCGGTTCAGTTAAACCAAAACAACCAACCCATTCGCCGGTAGCGAGTTTTGGTAAATACTTTTCTTTTTGTGCATCGGTACCATAAGCATTAATTGGGTGCATCACCAAGCTTGATTGAACCGATAAGGCTGAACGATAGCCAGAATCCACCCGCTCCACTTCTCGCGCTACCAAGCCATAGGCGACATAAGAGGCGCCAGCACAACCATAGCCATTAATGGTTGA
This region includes:
- a CDS encoding acyl-CoA dehydrogenase, which encodes MSKALLEHWDDILLLDEQLTEEERMIRDAARDYCQEKLMPRVLEANRHENFDREIMTELGELGLLGSTINGYGCAGASYVAYGLVAREVERVDSGYRSALSVQSSLVMHPINAYGTDAQKEKYLPKLATGEWVGCFGLTEPDSGSDPASMKTRAKKVDGGYILTGNKMWITNSPIADVFVVWAKDDEGDIRGFVLEKGMEGLSAPKIEGKFSLRASITGEIVMDEVFVPAENKFPEIKGLKGPFGCLNVARYGISWGALGAAEFCWHAARQYGLERKQFNKPLASMQLFQKKLADMQTEITLGLQGALRVGRLIDDKAFKPEMISLVKRNSCGKALDIARMARDMHGGNGIADEFHVIRHAMNLEAVNTYEGTHDIHALILGRSQTGLQAFV
- a CDS encoding carboxy terminal-processing peptidase, whose translation is MNFNKKLVTKTLGAASVSLALFSSALLLADNPNKVVLDNKDDGYQLPQLAGPELQPTKKFRNTGQLVAWLLMQSHYQHPNFDNALSRESFKQLVKMFDPNRSYFLASDVEKFKVFESKFDDAIRTGQIELAYEFFELFEKRHRERYEYALKIANQPFDFTADEEFQYDRRESPWFENRAELDEYWRKKVKYDALNLKLADQSEEKIAEKLTRRYKTSVRRLSQTTDEDVFGFFMNAINASIDPHTTYYTPRQFEDFNINMSLKLQGIGAVLTQEDEFTKVVRIVNKGPAYKSGQIHKDDKIIGVGQGDEGEMVDVIGWRNGDVVDLIRGEAGSVVRLQVIPHTAAGDGKSKVVRIVREEIKLEDQAAKSDVLEIEQDGKKIKYGVIELPSFYAESPNRDNKNKELTSTTHDVKRLIGKLQKQGVEGLIIDLRNNGGGSLSEAVDMTGLFIDKGPVVQGKDYDGNVRVLRDNDGKTFYQGPLAVLVNAGSASASEIFAGAIQDYGRGIVIGENTFGKGTVQGIRELSRFMRNPEGNLGALKLTVEKFYRVTGDSTQKRGVKPDISFPSFYDLDDHGEASYDNALAWDTIDTTKFDKNAGIESFIPYLQQAHAMRFAKDKQFSLLVKDIEEVKAEKDKKSISLNYKQRLADRLTNDEKRLERANLRRQEEGKLPFKTIEELETYAENKENQPLDNDRIDFEGDLLLFETANILGDFIKAKSNPELVTLAAPAKAAIN